Proteins from one Burkholderia oklahomensis C6786 genomic window:
- the pilM gene encoding pilus assembly protein PilM, whose translation MQGRSWWSIGRRFAAGIDVNRRAVRIAVLSRRVRCGTVRLEALDAEPLPAGVFDEPADADWSAVAAAMTAALGRSPQARPVGMARRTMAGVMALPDGAFSTATLAWPRGEAGAAVEPAVRAAAERLTGLARDALAVDWCVNDAAAPREVAFATAAHVHLDVRMEAAASAGVELVAVDGEPPAALRAIRHVAAREVDEGEPYLGVWIGEGGVHGWLVSADAVAAQIRYPAPEHADLADALRELARAGAPRCAFVAGDLEWLGGARISLADVGDLLGCIVLPFECAACGPLGAIDEEYAHSPGFAVAFGLALRGVFE comes from the coding sequence ATGCAAGGACGTTCGTGGTGGTCGATCGGCCGGCGCTTCGCAGCGGGGATCGACGTGAACCGGCGCGCGGTGCGAATCGCAGTGCTGAGTCGGCGTGTTCGGTGCGGCACGGTGCGGCTCGAGGCGCTCGACGCGGAGCCGCTGCCGGCCGGTGTGTTCGACGAGCCGGCCGATGCCGATTGGTCGGCTGTAGCGGCGGCGATGACGGCGGCGCTCGGCCGATCGCCGCAAGCGCGGCCGGTGGGCATGGCGCGGCGGACGATGGCGGGCGTGATGGCGCTGCCGGACGGCGCATTCTCGACCGCGACGCTCGCGTGGCCGCGCGGCGAAGCCGGTGCGGCCGTCGAGCCTGCCGTGCGCGCAGCAGCCGAGCGGCTCACCGGGCTCGCGCGCGACGCGCTCGCGGTCGACTGGTGTGTCAACGACGCGGCCGCCCCGCGCGAGGTGGCGTTCGCGACGGCGGCGCACGTGCATCTCGATGTGCGGATGGAGGCCGCCGCGTCGGCCGGCGTCGAACTCGTCGCGGTCGACGGCGAGCCGCCCGCCGCGTTGCGTGCGATACGCCATGTCGCCGCGCGCGAGGTCGACGAGGGCGAGCCGTATCTCGGCGTATGGATCGGCGAGGGCGGCGTGCATGGCTGGCTCGTGTCGGCCGACGCGGTCGCCGCGCAGATCCGCTATCCGGCGCCCGAACACGCGGATCTTGCCGATGCGCTGCGTGAGCTCGCGCGGGCCGGCGCGCCGCGCTGCGCGTTCGTCGCCGGGGATCTGGAATGGCTCGGCGGCGCACGGATCTCGCTCGCCGACGTCGGCGACCTGCTCGGCTGCATCGTGCTGCCGTTCGAATGTGCGGCGTGCGGTCCGCTGGGCGCGATCGACGAGGAGTATGCCCATTCGCCGGGTTTCGCGGTGGCGTTCGGGCTCGCGCTGCGCGGGGTGTTCGAATGA
- a CDS encoding type IV pilus secretin PilQ, producing the protein MRGFAQLLIGCAIGTAGEAAASLPPLPAGAPVGWSAVASVGAAGRAPLPAAAWRTDSARVSVAEQLQDAGDEGGAVELGDDAAQAANGVARAAGASVDSASAGAASAGGMAADVALEGPPVPLAPAQRMSGEPRSLPPDAASDTAAAITPAAAAAVAESDDDRPISLNLQQASLAAVFDAFARFTGINIVVSERVHGTVSLRLNNVRWRSAFDALLEAHGLAMARRGTVIWIAPVAELAERERLRFDAHARAAELEPLASRSFVLRYARAADVQRLLAGSAGQRILSKRGSVLADPRTNLLFVTDLSGRLVQVADLIGKLDTPSRQVLIEARIVEGDRGFSRNLGARLALRAPDAGDRATGVVAGRNGTLADLTARPIGGFDAATAGLTLFAARASRLLDVELSALESEGRGQIVSSPRVVTADRTKAVVEQGAELPYQAKVGNGVSGVQFRRATLKLEVEPQITPDGRVILDLDIAKDSVGEETASGPAIHTKHVQTRVEVENGGTVSIGGIFESDDRDDVTRVPLLGKIPVLGALFRHRALRAQRSELVVYITPTVVIGP; encoded by the coding sequence ATGCGCGGATTCGCTCAATTATTGATAGGGTGCGCGATCGGGACGGCGGGCGAGGCCGCGGCGTCGCTGCCGCCTTTGCCCGCGGGGGCGCCCGTCGGGTGGTCGGCAGTCGCATCGGTCGGGGCGGCGGGCCGCGCGCCGTTGCCGGCCGCGGCTTGGCGAACGGATTCCGCGCGCGTTTCGGTTGCGGAACAATTGCAAGACGCGGGTGACGAGGGCGGCGCAGTCGAACTCGGCGACGACGCGGCACAGGCGGCGAACGGCGTGGCGCGGGCAGCCGGGGCGTCTGTCGATTCGGCGTCGGCCGGCGCCGCATCGGCGGGCGGCATGGCGGCGGACGTCGCGCTGGAAGGGCCGCCCGTCCCGCTCGCGCCTGCGCAGCGAATGAGCGGCGAGCCTCGCTCGCTGCCGCCGGACGCCGCTTCCGACACCGCTGCAGCCATCACCCCCGCAGCCGCCGCCGCCGTCGCCGAATCCGACGACGACCGCCCAATCTCCCTCAACCTGCAGCAGGCGAGCCTCGCCGCGGTCTTCGATGCGTTCGCGCGCTTCACGGGCATCAACATAGTCGTCAGCGAGCGCGTGCATGGCACCGTGTCGTTGCGTCTGAACAATGTTCGTTGGCGCAGCGCATTCGACGCGCTGCTGGAAGCGCACGGTCTCGCGATGGCGCGGCGCGGCACCGTGATATGGATCGCGCCCGTCGCCGAACTCGCGGAGCGCGAGCGCCTGCGTTTCGACGCGCACGCACGCGCCGCGGAGCTCGAGCCGCTCGCGAGCCGTAGCTTCGTGCTCCGCTACGCGCGTGCGGCCGACGTGCAGCGCCTCCTCGCCGGCTCGGCCGGACAGCGGATCCTGTCGAAGCGCGGCTCGGTGCTCGCCGATCCTCGGACGAATCTGCTGTTCGTCACCGACCTGTCCGGGCGTCTCGTGCAGGTCGCCGATCTGATCGGCAAGCTCGATACGCCGTCTCGGCAAGTGTTGATCGAAGCGCGGATCGTCGAGGGCGACCGCGGGTTCTCGCGCAATCTCGGCGCGCGCCTCGCGCTGCGTGCGCCCGATGCGGGTGACCGCGCGACGGGCGTCGTCGCCGGCCGCAACGGCACGCTGGCCGATCTCACCGCACGGCCGATCGGCGGCTTCGACGCGGCGACCGCCGGTCTGACGCTGTTTGCCGCGCGTGCGAGCCGCTTGCTCGACGTCGAGCTGAGCGCGCTCGAGTCGGAGGGCCGGGGCCAGATCGTGTCGAGTCCGCGCGTCGTGACGGCTGACCGGACGAAGGCCGTCGTCGAGCAGGGCGCCGAGTTGCCGTACCAGGCGAAGGTCGGCAACGGCGTGTCCGGCGTCCAGTTCCGGCGTGCGACCCTCAAGCTCGAAGTCGAGCCGCAGATCACGCCCGACGGGCGCGTGATTCTCGATCTCGATATCGCGAAGGACAGCGTCGGCGAGGAAACCGCATCCGGCCCCGCGATCCATACGAAGCACGTGCAGACGCGCGTCGAGGTCGAAAACGGCGGAACCGTGTCGATCGGCGGGATTTTCGAGAGCGACGACCGCGACGATGTGACTCGGGTGCCGCTCTTGGGCAAAATACCGGTATTGGGCGCGCTTTTCAGGCACCGCGCGCTGCGTGCGCAGCGCAGCGAACTCGTCGTCTACATCACGCCGACCGTCGTGATCGGGCCCTGA
- a CDS encoding shikimate kinase → MQARDPHVNVIFVGLMGAGKTTVGRAVARRLDRPFFDSDHEIEARTGARIPVIFELEGEAGFRDREAQMIAELTQRENIVLATGGGAILRSENRELLHSRGLVVYLRANPHDLWLRTRKDKNRPLLQTDDPKAKLEALYEARDPLYRECAHFVIETGRPSVNGLVNMVLMQLEMAGIVAKPIQA, encoded by the coding sequence TTGCAAGCGCGGGACCCACACGTGAACGTAATTTTCGTCGGGCTCATGGGGGCGGGTAAGACCACCGTGGGCCGGGCGGTCGCGCGCCGGCTCGACAGACCGTTCTTCGATTCGGATCACGAGATCGAGGCGCGCACGGGTGCGCGCATTCCGGTCATCTTCGAACTCGAAGGCGAGGCCGGCTTCCGCGACCGCGAGGCGCAGATGATCGCCGAGCTCACGCAGCGCGAGAACATCGTGCTGGCGACGGGCGGCGGCGCGATTTTGCGTTCCGAAAACCGCGAACTCTTGCATTCGCGCGGCCTTGTCGTCTATCTGCGCGCGAATCCGCACGACCTCTGGCTGCGCACGCGCAAGGACAAGAACCGCCCGCTGTTGCAAACCGACGATCCGAAAGCCAAGCTCGAAGCGCTGTACGAAGCGCGCGATCCGCTCTATCGCGAATGCGCGCACTTCGTCATCGAGACCGGCCGTCCGTCCGTCAACGGGCTCGTCAACATGGTGCTGATGCAGCTCGAGATGGCGGGCATCGTCGCCAAGCCAATACAAGCATGA
- the aroB gene encoding 3-dehydroquinate synthase — MITVNVDLGERAYPIHIGADLIGRTELFAPHIAGASVTIVTNPTVDPLYGDKLRAALAPFGKRVSTVVLPDGEAYKNWETLNLIFDGLLEQHADRKTTLIALGGGVIGDMTGFAAACYMRGVPFIQVPTTLLSQVDSSVGGKTGINHPLGKNMIGAFYQPQAVIADIGALSTLPDRELAAGVAEIIKTGAIADAEFFDWIEANVDSLNRRDPGALAHAVKRSCEIKASVVAADEREGGLRAILNFGHTFGHAIEAGLGYGEWLHGEAVGCGMVMAADLSVRVGHLDEASRARLRKVVEAAHLPTRAPSLGDARYVELMRVDKKAEAGAIKFILLKRFGETIMTQAPDDAVSATLAASTQ; from the coding sequence ATGATTACCGTCAACGTCGACCTGGGCGAGCGCGCCTATCCGATTCACATCGGCGCCGATCTGATCGGCCGCACCGAACTCTTCGCGCCGCACATCGCGGGCGCGTCCGTCACGATCGTCACGAACCCGACGGTCGATCCGCTCTACGGCGACAAGCTGCGCGCGGCGCTCGCGCCGTTCGGCAAGCGCGTGTCGACCGTCGTCTTGCCCGACGGCGAAGCGTACAAGAATTGGGAAACCCTCAATCTGATCTTCGACGGACTGCTCGAGCAGCACGCCGATCGCAAGACGACGCTGATCGCGCTCGGCGGCGGCGTGATCGGCGACATGACGGGCTTTGCCGCCGCGTGCTACATGCGCGGCGTGCCGTTCATCCAGGTGCCGACGACGCTCCTGTCGCAGGTCGATTCGTCGGTCGGCGGCAAGACGGGCATCAACCATCCGCTCGGCAAGAACATGATCGGCGCGTTCTATCAGCCGCAGGCGGTGATCGCCGACATCGGCGCGCTGTCGACGCTGCCCGATCGCGAGCTCGCGGCGGGCGTCGCCGAGATCATCAAGACGGGTGCGATCGCCGACGCCGAATTCTTCGACTGGATCGAAGCGAACGTCGATTCGCTGAATCGCCGCGATCCGGGTGCGCTCGCGCACGCGGTCAAGCGCTCGTGTGAGATCAAGGCGAGCGTCGTCGCCGCGGACGAGCGCGAAGGCGGCCTGCGCGCGATCCTGAACTTCGGCCATACGTTCGGGCACGCGATCGAAGCGGGTCTCGGCTACGGCGAATGGCTGCACGGCGAAGCGGTCGGCTGCGGGATGGTGATGGCGGCCGATTTGTCGGTGCGCGTCGGCCATCTCGACGAAGCGTCGCGCGCGCGGCTGCGCAAGGTCGTCGAGGCCGCGCATCTGCCGACGCGCGCGCCGAGCCTGGGCGACGCGCGCTACGTCGAGCTGATGCGCGTCGACAAGAAGGCGGAAGCGGGCGCGATCAAGTTCATTCTGCTAAAACGCTTCGGCGAGACGATCATGACCCAGGCGCCGGACGACGCCGTTTCCGCGACGCTGGCGGCAAGCACCCAGTAA
- a CDS encoding deoxyguanosinetriphosphate triphosphohydrolase: protein MSEIPGGIPRETRDAQPARAGGEQAIPVAAPTTAALEAHLAPYAAHASQSRGRRYPEAPPAARTEFQRDRDRIVHSTAFRRLEYKTQVFVNHEGDLFRTRLTHSLEVAQIARSVARNLRLNEDLVEAISLAHDLGHTPFGHAGQDALNACMRDYGGFEHNLQSLAVVDELEEHYGAFNGLNLCFETREGILKHCSRENARKLGELGERFLQGRQPSLEAQLANIADEIAYNNHDVDDGLRSGLITIEQLAEVELWQGHYEAALAEYPHLEGRRLVHETVRRIINTLIVDLIDATTRNLARHAPTSLDDVRAAPPLVAHGERIAAQAAALKRFLFKNLYRHYRVMRMASKAQRVVTGLFNAFTGDPRLLPPDYQAADAAQQPRLVAHYIAGMTDRFALKEYQRLFVMDEN, encoded by the coding sequence GTGAGCGAAATACCCGGCGGCATCCCACGCGAAACGCGCGACGCGCAACCCGCGCGCGCGGGCGGCGAGCAGGCGATCCCCGTCGCCGCGCCGACCACCGCCGCGCTCGAAGCGCATCTCGCGCCGTATGCGGCGCACGCGTCGCAATCGCGCGGCCGGCGCTATCCCGAGGCGCCGCCCGCGGCGCGCACCGAGTTCCAGCGCGATCGCGACCGCATCGTGCACTCCACCGCGTTCAGACGACTCGAATACAAGACGCAGGTCTTCGTGAACCACGAAGGCGACCTGTTCCGCACGCGTCTCACGCACAGTCTCGAAGTCGCGCAGATCGCCCGCTCCGTCGCGCGCAACCTGCGCCTGAACGAAGATCTCGTCGAGGCGATCTCGCTCGCGCACGATCTCGGCCACACACCGTTCGGTCACGCGGGGCAGGACGCGCTCAACGCGTGCATGCGCGATTACGGCGGCTTCGAGCACAACCTGCAGAGCCTTGCCGTCGTCGACGAGCTCGAGGAACACTACGGCGCGTTCAACGGGCTGAATCTGTGCTTCGAGACCCGCGAAGGGATCCTCAAGCACTGCTCGCGCGAGAACGCGCGCAAGCTCGGCGAACTCGGCGAGCGGTTCCTGCAGGGCAGGCAGCCGTCGCTCGAGGCGCAGCTCGCGAACATCGCGGACGAAATCGCGTACAACAATCACGATGTCGACGACGGCCTGCGCTCGGGGCTCATCACGATCGAGCAGCTCGCGGAAGTCGAGCTGTGGCAAGGCCATTACGAGGCGGCGCTCGCCGAGTACCCGCATCTCGAAGGCCGCCGCCTCGTGCACGAGACGGTGCGCCGGATCATCAACACGCTGATCGTCGATCTGATCGATGCGACGACGCGCAATCTCGCGCGCCACGCGCCGACGTCGCTCGACGACGTGCGCGCGGCGCCGCCGCTTGTCGCGCACGGCGAGCGGATCGCCGCGCAGGCGGCGGCGCTCAAGCGCTTCCTGTTCAAGAACCTGTACCGTCACTACCGCGTGATGCGGATGGCGAGCAAGGCGCAACGGGTCGTCACCGGCCTTTTCAACGCGTTCACGGGTGACCCGCGCCTGCTGCCGCCCGACTATCAGGCGGCGGACGCCGCGCAGCAGCCGCGCCTCGTCGCGCACTACATCGCCGGCATGACCGATCGTTTCGCATTGAAAGAGTATCAACGCTTGTTTGTCATGGACGAAAACTAA
- the ugpB gene encoding sn-glycerol-3-phosphate ABC transporter substrate-binding protein UgpB has translation MKYKTLVRSLAFGSVLWLGAQQAACAATEIQFWHAMEAALGERVNEIAAQFNASQSDYKIVPVFKGAYDQALAAGIAAYRSGNAPAILQVYEVGTATMMQAKKAVLPVSDVFRQAGVPLDEKAFVPTVASYYSDAKTGHLVSMPFNSSTPVLYYNKDAFKKAGLDPNQPPKTWADVKADAEKLRKAGYACGYTTGWQGWIQLENYSAWHGLPFATRNNGFDGADATLDFNKPQQIAHIQFLQDMAKDGTFTYVGRKDEATAKFYSGDCAIMTTSSGALATIRKYAKFDFGTGMMPYDANVKGAPQNAIIGGASLWVLAGKDPATYKGVAKFLAYLSSPAVAAKWHEDTGYLPVTTAAYDLAREQGFYAKHPGADTAIKQMMNKPPLPYTKGLRLGNMPQIRTIVDEELEQVWAQKKTPKAALDSAATRGDELLRRFEKSGG, from the coding sequence ATGAAATACAAGACGCTGGTTCGTTCGCTCGCGTTCGGGAGCGTGCTTTGGCTCGGCGCGCAGCAGGCGGCGTGCGCGGCCACCGAGATCCAGTTCTGGCATGCGATGGAGGCGGCGCTCGGCGAGCGCGTGAACGAGATCGCCGCGCAGTTCAACGCATCGCAAAGCGACTACAAGATCGTGCCGGTCTTCAAGGGCGCCTACGACCAGGCGCTCGCGGCGGGCATCGCCGCCTACCGCAGCGGCAACGCGCCGGCGATCCTGCAGGTGTACGAAGTGGGCACGGCGACGATGATGCAGGCGAAGAAGGCGGTGCTGCCCGTGTCCGACGTGTTCCGCCAGGCGGGTGTGCCGCTCGACGAGAAGGCGTTCGTGCCGACGGTCGCGAGCTATTACAGCGATGCGAAGACGGGGCACCTCGTGTCGATGCCGTTCAACAGCTCGACGCCCGTGCTGTATTACAACAAGGACGCGTTCAAGAAGGCGGGGCTCGATCCGAACCAGCCGCCGAAGACGTGGGCCGACGTGAAGGCCGACGCGGAAAAGCTGAGGAAAGCGGGCTACGCGTGCGGCTACACGACGGGCTGGCAGGGCTGGATCCAGCTCGAGAACTACAGCGCGTGGCACGGCCTGCCGTTCGCGACGCGCAACAACGGCTTCGACGGCGCCGACGCGACGCTCGACTTCAACAAGCCGCAGCAGATCGCGCACATCCAGTTCCTGCAGGACATGGCGAAGGACGGCACGTTCACGTACGTCGGCCGCAAGGACGAGGCGACCGCGAAGTTCTACAGCGGCGACTGCGCGATCATGACGACGTCGTCGGGCGCGCTCGCGACGATCCGCAAGTACGCGAAGTTCGACTTCGGCACGGGGATGATGCCGTACGACGCGAACGTGAAGGGCGCGCCGCAGAACGCGATCATCGGCGGCGCGAGCCTGTGGGTGCTCGCGGGCAAGGATCCGGCCACGTACAAGGGCGTCGCGAAATTCCTCGCGTATCTGAGCTCGCCCGCCGTCGCCGCGAAGTGGCACGAGGACACGGGCTATCTGCCCGTGACGACGGCCGCGTACGATCTCGCGCGCGAGCAGGGCTTCTACGCGAAGCACCCGGGCGCGGACACCGCGATCAAGCAGATGATGAACAAGCCGCCGCTGCCGTACACGAAGGGGCTGCGGCTCGGCAACATGCCGCAGATCCGCACGATCGTCGACGAGGAGCTCGAGCAGGTGTGGGCGCAGAAGAAGACGCCGAAGGCGGCGCTCGATTCGGCCGCCACGCGCGGCGACGAGCTGCTGCGCCGCTTCGAGAAGTCGGGCGGTTGA
- the ugpA gene encoding sn-glycerol-3-phosphate ABC transporter permease UgpA — MTPRSRFGASALPYMLVAPQLAITAIFFLWPAGVALWQSTQMQDAFGTSSEFVGFGNFAHLFADPLYVESFKTTLAFSASVTVCGLVVSLLLAACADRVIRGGRAYRTLLIWPYAVAPTIAAVLWAFLFNPSIGVITYALAHFGIVWNHALNGGQAMLLVVIASVWKQVSYNFLFFYAGLQAIPRSLIEAAAIDGAGPVRRFFHIALPLLSPTSFFLLVVNLVYAFFDTFPVIDAATAGGPGQSTKTLIYKIYAEGFQGLDIGSSGAQSVVLMAIVVALTVVQFRFVERRVQYA, encoded by the coding sequence ATGACACCCCGTTCCCGTTTCGGCGCGAGCGCCTTGCCGTACATGCTCGTCGCGCCGCAGCTCGCGATCACCGCGATCTTCTTCCTATGGCCGGCGGGCGTCGCGCTCTGGCAGTCGACGCAGATGCAGGATGCGTTCGGCACGTCGAGCGAGTTCGTCGGCTTCGGCAACTTCGCGCACCTGTTTGCCGATCCGCTCTACGTCGAGTCGTTCAAGACGACGCTCGCGTTCAGCGCGAGCGTGACCGTCTGCGGGCTCGTCGTGTCGCTGCTGCTCGCCGCGTGCGCCGATCGCGTGATCCGCGGCGGGCGCGCGTACCGGACGCTCCTCATCTGGCCGTACGCGGTCGCGCCGACGATCGCCGCCGTGCTGTGGGCGTTCCTGTTCAACCCGAGCATCGGCGTGATCACGTATGCGCTCGCGCACTTCGGCATCGTCTGGAATCACGCGCTGAACGGCGGCCAGGCGATGCTGCTCGTCGTGATCGCATCGGTGTGGAAGCAGGTCAGCTACAACTTCCTGTTCTTCTATGCAGGACTGCAGGCGATTCCGCGCTCGCTGATCGAGGCGGCCGCGATCGACGGCGCGGGCCCCGTGCGGCGCTTCTTTCACATCGCGCTGCCGCTGCTGTCGCCGACGAGCTTCTTCCTGCTCGTCGTCAATCTCGTCTACGCGTTCTTCGACACGTTCCCGGTGATCGACGCCGCCACCGCGGGCGGCCCGGGGCAGAGCACGAAGACGCTGATCTACAAGATCTACGCGGAAGGTTTTCAGGGGCTCGACATCGGCAGCTCGGGCGCGCAATCGGTCGTGCTGATGGCGATCGTCGTCGCGCTGACGGTCGTCCAGTTCCGCTTCGTCGAGCGCAGGGTGCAATACGCATGA
- the ugpE gene encoding sn-glycerol-3-phosphate ABC transporter permease UgpE, whose protein sequence is MIENRKGFDLFCHAMLIAGIAVIVFPVYVGFCAATMNAHEVFTVPLRLVPSTHLVENVAAVWQRGSGGMTTPFGTLLVNSIVMALVIAVGKIAVSILSAYAIVYFRFPLRNAAFWLIFVTLMLPVEVRIFPTVQVVSTLHLTNSYAGLTLPLIASATATFLFRQFFMTLPDELVDAARIDGAGPLRFFWDVVLPLSKTSIAALFVITFIYGWNQYLWPILITTDASLTTAVVGIKSMIASGDAATEWHLVMAATLVAMLPPLVVVLAMQRWFVRGLVDSEK, encoded by the coding sequence ATGATCGAGAATCGCAAGGGCTTCGACCTGTTCTGCCACGCGATGCTGATCGCCGGGATCGCGGTCATCGTGTTTCCGGTGTACGTCGGCTTCTGCGCGGCGACGATGAACGCGCACGAAGTGTTCACGGTGCCGCTGCGGCTCGTGCCGAGCACGCATCTCGTCGAGAACGTCGCGGCCGTCTGGCAGCGCGGCAGCGGCGGGATGACGACGCCGTTCGGCACGCTGCTCGTGAACAGCATCGTGATGGCGCTCGTGATCGCGGTGGGCAAGATCGCGGTATCGATCCTGTCCGCGTACGCGATCGTCTATTTCCGCTTTCCGCTGCGCAATGCCGCGTTCTGGCTGATCTTCGTCACGCTGATGCTGCCCGTCGAGGTGCGGATCTTTCCGACCGTGCAGGTCGTGTCGACGCTGCATCTGACGAATAGCTACGCCGGCCTGACGCTGCCCCTCATCGCATCGGCGACGGCGACGTTCCTGTTCAGGCAGTTCTTCATGACGCTGCCGGACGAGCTCGTCGATGCCGCGCGCATCGACGGCGCGGGGCCGCTGCGCTTCTTCTGGGACGTCGTGCTGCCGCTGTCGAAGACGAGCATCGCGGCGCTTTTCGTGATCACGTTCATCTATGGCTGGAATCAGTATCTGTGGCCGATCCTGATCACGACCGATGCGTCGCTGACGACGGCCGTCGTCGGCATCAAGTCGATGATCGCGAGCGGCGACGCCGCGACCGAGTGGCATCTCGTGATGGCGGCGACGCTCGTCGCGATGCTGCCGCCGCTCGTCGTCGTGCTCGCGATGCAGCGCTGGTTCGTGCGCGGTCTCGTCGATTCGGAAAAATGA
- a CDS encoding sn-glycerol-3-phosphate import ATP-binding protein UgpC — MAALSLKGVRKSYDGAQYVLHGIDVDIADGEFVVLVGPSGCGKSTLLRMIAGLETVTEGEIEIGGRVVNALEPKDRDIAMVFQNYALYPHMTVAQNMGYGLKIRGVDRALIDARVQTAAQILELGPLLPRRPRELSGGQRQRVAMGRAIVREPSVFLFDEPLSNLDAKLRVQMRLEIQRLHARLATTSVYVTHDQIEAMTLAQRVIVMNRGYAEQIGAPVDVYEKPATTFVASFIGSPAMNLMHGRLSEDGATFDVADGGPRLPVAGAAGVGREIALGREWILGVRPEHMTPQPGAAPASLAVDSCELLGADNLAHGRWGAHDVAVRLPHAMRPARDETLPVALPARHLHFFDPATGKRAG, encoded by the coding sequence ATGGCCGCGCTGAGCTTGAAGGGCGTCAGGAAAAGTTACGACGGCGCGCAATACGTGCTGCACGGGATCGACGTCGATATCGCCGACGGCGAGTTCGTCGTGCTCGTCGGGCCGTCCGGCTGCGGGAAGTCGACGCTGCTGCGGATGATCGCCGGCCTCGAGACGGTGACGGAAGGCGAGATCGAGATCGGCGGCCGGGTCGTCAACGCGCTCGAGCCGAAGGATCGCGACATCGCGATGGTGTTCCAGAACTACGCGCTGTATCCGCACATGACGGTCGCGCAGAACATGGGCTACGGGCTCAAGATCCGCGGCGTCGACCGCGCGCTGATCGACGCGCGCGTTCAGACGGCCGCGCAGATTCTCGAGCTCGGGCCGCTGTTGCCGCGGCGGCCGCGCGAGCTGTCGGGCGGGCAGCGGCAGCGCGTCGCGATGGGGCGCGCGATCGTGCGCGAGCCGTCGGTGTTCCTGTTCGACGAGCCGCTGTCGAACCTCGACGCGAAGCTGCGCGTGCAGATGCGTCTCGAAATACAGCGGCTGCACGCGCGCCTCGCGACGACGAGCGTCTACGTGACGCATGACCAGATCGAAGCGATGACGCTCGCGCAGCGCGTGATCGTGATGAATCGCGGCTACGCGGAGCAGATCGGCGCGCCCGTCGACGTGTACGAGAAACCGGCGACGACGTTCGTCGCGAGCTTCATCGGCTCGCCGGCGATGAACCTGATGCACGGGCGGCTTTCCGAAGACGGCGCGACGTTCGACGTCGCGGACGGCGGCCCCAGGCTGCCGGTCGCGGGCGCGGCGGGCGTCGGCCGCGAGATCGCGCTCGGGCGCGAATGGATACTCGGCGTGCGGCCCGAGCACATGACGCCGCAGCCGGGCGCGGCGCCAGCATCGCTCGCGGTCGATTCGTGCGAGCTGCTCGGCGCGGACAACCTCGCGCACGGCCGCTGGGGCGCGCACGACGTCGCGGTGCGGCTGCCGCATGCGATGCGCCCGGCGCGCGACGAGACGCTGCCCGTCGCGCTGCCCGCGCGGCATCTGCATTTCTTCGATCCGGCGACGGGCAAGCGCGCCGGCTGA
- the ugpQ gene encoding glycerophosphodiester phosphodiesterase: MTILQTWPYPRVVAHRGGGALAPENTLAALDTGARYGHKMVEFDAKLSADGVAFLLHDDTVERTSSGTGPAREMRYAALEALDAGAWFDARFSGERMPTLAQAAARCLALGLAANVEIKPCLERDEETGRVVAAEAAALWRAAAVPPLLSSFSAAALGAARAAAPDLPRGMLYEEIPADWLEETQRLGCVSLHAYHAQFNEALVRDVKAAGLRILAYTVNDPARARELMQWGVDVICTDRIDLIGPGFADREG; encoded by the coding sequence ATGACGATCCTGCAAACCTGGCCTTATCCGCGCGTGGTCGCGCACCGGGGCGGCGGCGCGCTCGCGCCGGAAAACACGCTGGCCGCGCTCGACACGGGCGCGCGCTACGGACACAAGATGGTCGAATTCGACGCGAAGCTGTCGGCGGACGGCGTCGCGTTCCTGCTGCACGACGACACGGTCGAGCGCACGTCGAGCGGAACGGGGCCCGCGCGCGAGATGCGCTACGCGGCGCTCGAGGCGCTCGACGCCGGCGCGTGGTTCGACGCGCGCTTTTCGGGTGAGCGGATGCCGACGCTCGCGCAGGCGGCGGCGCGCTGCCTCGCGCTCGGTCTGGCGGCGAACGTCGAGATCAAGCCGTGCCTGGAGCGCGACGAAGAGACGGGCCGCGTCGTCGCGGCGGAAGCGGCCGCGCTGTGGCGCGCTGCCGCCGTGCCGCCGCTGCTGTCGTCGTTCTCGGCGGCGGCACTCGGCGCCGCGCGCGCGGCGGCGCCGGACCTGCCGCGCGGGATGCTGTACGAGGAGATTCCGGCCGATTGGCTGGAGGAGACGCAAAGGCTCGGCTGCGTGTCGCTGCACGCGTATCACGCGCAATTCAACGAGGCGCTCGTGCGCGACGTGAAAGCGGCGGGGCTGCGCATTCTCGCGTACACGGTGAACGATCCCGCGCGGGCCCGCGAGCTCATGCAGTGGGGCGTGGACGTCATTTGCACGGACCGGATCGACCTGATCGGGCCGGGCTTCGCCGATCGCGAAGGATGA